In Priestia megaterium NBRC 15308 = ATCC 14581, the following proteins share a genomic window:
- a CDS encoding TetR/AcrR family transcriptional regulator yields MKKREVLTSIKDEKLIVERRNQMIKGAVTLFKEKGFHRTTTREIAKAAGFSIGTLYEYIQSKEDVLYLVCDNIYDEVRERLEEMVVDRYTISELQQAIQHYFKVVDELQDEVLVMYQEAKSLSKDALPYVLKKELDMVEMFKVIIEGCVENNQFALTDKEISLFAHHLFVQGQMWAFRRWWLQKHYSLEEYTNMQLDFLLKNFSFQQLCEGETV; encoded by the coding sequence ATGAAAAAGAGAGAAGTTCTCACATCCATTAAAGATGAAAAGCTGATTGTAGAGCGTCGTAATCAAATGATTAAAGGGGCCGTCACGCTATTTAAGGAAAAAGGTTTTCACCGAACAACAACAAGGGAGATTGCCAAAGCCGCTGGGTTTAGCATTGGTACGCTTTACGAATATATTCAGTCTAAAGAAGATGTTTTATATCTTGTATGTGACAATATTTATGATGAAGTGAGAGAGAGATTAGAAGAGATGGTAGTGGATCGTTATACAATCTCTGAGCTTCAACAAGCGATTCAGCACTATTTTAAAGTTGTGGATGAGCTTCAAGATGAAGTATTAGTCATGTACCAAGAAGCGAAATCGCTGTCTAAAGATGCGCTTCCATATGTATTAAAAAAAGAGCTGGATATGGTTGAAATGTTTAAGGTTATTATCGAAGGCTGCGTAGAAAACAATCAATTTGCACTTACGGATAAAGAAATTTCGCTGTTCGCTCATCATTTATTTGTTCAAGGTCAGATGTGGGCATTTCGCAGATGGTGGCTGCAAAAGCATTATTCATTAGAAGAATATACAAATATGCAGTTAGATTTTTTACTTAAAAATTTTTCATTTCAACAACTGTGTGAGGGGGAGACAGTTTGA
- a CDS encoding 3-hydroxybutyryl-CoA dehydrogenase — translation MNIETVMVIGAGQMGAGIAQVFAASGYQVSLYDVDQKNTQKGIEGIDKRLKKQVGKGSLSAKEYEEIMERLHLANEITAAQKADLIVEAVVEKMEVKQAIFAELDSLAPNHTVLATNTSSLPITEIAAVTTRPEKVIGMHFMNPVPVMKLVEIIRGLATTDEVYQAVYETTKKLNKTPVEVHDFPGFVSNRILMPMINEAVFTLYEGVANEEDIDQVMKLGMNHPMGPLTLADFIGLDTCLFIMETLHKGFGDDKYRPCPLLRKYVKAGWLGRKTGKGFFTYET, via the coding sequence TTGAATATTGAAACAGTTATGGTTATTGGAGCAGGTCAGATGGGAGCAGGCATTGCGCAAGTATTTGCTGCGAGCGGATATCAAGTTTCTTTGTATGACGTTGATCAAAAAAATACACAAAAAGGAATAGAAGGTATTGATAAACGTCTGAAAAAGCAGGTGGGAAAAGGTTCTCTCTCAGCTAAGGAATATGAAGAAATTATGGAGCGCCTTCACCTGGCAAACGAAATAACAGCAGCACAAAAAGCAGATTTAATTGTCGAAGCGGTTGTGGAAAAGATGGAAGTCAAGCAAGCCATTTTTGCGGAGTTGGATTCGTTAGCCCCAAATCATACTGTTTTAGCAACCAACACGTCTTCGCTTCCTATTACTGAAATTGCAGCTGTGACCACTCGACCTGAAAAAGTAATTGGCATGCACTTTATGAATCCTGTTCCGGTGATGAAACTCGTTGAAATTATTAGAGGGCTGGCTACTACCGATGAAGTGTATCAAGCAGTCTATGAAACAACGAAAAAATTAAATAAAACCCCGGTGGAAGTTCATGATTTTCCAGGGTTTGTTTCAAATCGAATTTTAATGCCAATGATTAACGAAGCAGTGTTTACGCTCTATGAAGGTGTAGCAAACGAAGAGGATATTGATCAAGTGATGAAACTAGGAATGAACCATCCAATGGGACCTTTGACATTAGCAGATTTCATCGGCCTCGATACATGTTTGTTTATTATGGAAACGCTTCATAAAGGATTTGGTGATGACAAATATCGGCCTTGTCCATTGCTTAGGAAATATGTAAAGGCAGGGTGGCTTGGTCGAAAAACAGGAAAAGGATTTTTTACGTACGAAACATAA
- a CDS encoding acetyl-CoA C-acetyltransferase, which produces MGKTVIVSAVRTPFGKLGGSVSGLKAAELGGKAIQAASKGRTEIDSVIMGCVLQGGQGQLPSRQAMHYAGLPWQVETETINKVCASGMRSITTADQLIRLGEAKTIIAGGMESMSNAPYLLPKARWGFRMGDSVVTDLMVHDGLTCSFTGVQMGTYGNEIASEMDISREKQDEWALRSHQLAVESEEKGRWDAERISVDIPSKKGTITVQKDEGPRKDTSLEKLSSLRPVFGHSGTITAGNAPSVNDGAAALMLMDEDVAKANGYEPLATIINHTSLAMEPREFPKTPGFAINKLLQKTNKTVDDIALFEINEAFSAVALMSMEIAGLPAEKVNVNGGAVALGHPIGASGARIVVTLIHELRRRGGGLGIASICSGGGQGDAIMVEV; this is translated from the coding sequence ATGGGGAAAACAGTTATTGTGAGTGCAGTTCGAACACCTTTTGGAAAATTAGGTGGCAGTGTAAGCGGACTAAAAGCGGCAGAACTAGGCGGGAAAGCGATTCAAGCAGCATCAAAGGGACGTACAGAAATTGATTCCGTTATTATGGGGTGCGTGCTGCAAGGGGGCCAAGGACAGCTACCTTCTAGGCAAGCCATGCATTATGCAGGTTTACCGTGGCAAGTAGAGACGGAAACCATTAATAAAGTTTGTGCATCAGGTATGCGCAGTATTACAACTGCTGATCAGCTGATTCGATTAGGAGAAGCAAAAACAATCATTGCAGGTGGAATGGAATCGATGAGTAATGCACCGTATCTTCTTCCAAAAGCAAGGTGGGGGTTCCGTATGGGAGATAGCGTTGTGACGGATTTGATGGTTCATGACGGTTTGACATGCAGCTTTACAGGGGTTCAAATGGGTACGTATGGAAATGAAATCGCTTCTGAAATGGATATTTCCCGAGAAAAGCAGGATGAATGGGCGCTTCGCAGTCATCAATTAGCAGTAGAGTCAGAAGAAAAAGGGAGATGGGATGCAGAAAGAATTTCAGTTGATATTCCGTCTAAAAAAGGAACGATAACGGTTCAAAAAGATGAAGGACCAAGAAAAGATACGTCATTAGAAAAACTCTCGTCTCTTCGGCCTGTATTTGGCCACAGTGGAACCATTACAGCAGGAAATGCACCTAGCGTGAATGACGGAGCAGCTGCGCTCATGCTAATGGATGAAGATGTGGCGAAAGCAAATGGCTATGAGCCGTTGGCTACGATTATAAACCATACTTCTCTTGCGATGGAGCCAAGGGAGTTTCCGAAAACGCCTGGGTTTGCTATTAACAAGCTATTGCAAAAAACAAATAAGACAGTAGACGATATTGCGCTGTTTGAAATCAATGAAGCTTTTTCAGCAGTAGCGTTGATGAGTATGGAAATTGCAGGGCTTCCGGCTGAAAAAGTAAATGTGAACGGCGGGGCTGTAGCACTTGGACATCCGATTGGAGCAAGCGGCGCCCGTATTGTTGTAACGCTCATTCATGAATTAAGACGAAGAGGCGGCGGACTAGGCATTGCTTCTATTTGCAGCGGCGGCGGCCAAGGTGATGCCATCATGGTAGAAGTATAA
- a CDS encoding (Fe-S)-binding protein produces MTGLLWVNFLFFIIVTAYAASLFVYLIRTRIEYIQLGKKVEFDQRLKERLQKIWVNVFGQKKLLKDKKSGIMHVMFFYGFILVQFGALDFIIKGLLPGKHLPLGPLYPGFTFFQEIVTLLILVAVVWAFHRRYVEKLVRLKRGFKSGLVLIFIGALMLSVLVGNGMSIIWHNHEPSWTEPIASSIAILFKGINDIAAISIFYVSWWIHLAVLLTFLVYVPQSKHAHLLAGPANVFFNRVSKPGKLEKIDFEDETQETFGVGKIEEFTQHQLIDLYACVECGRCTNMCPATGTGKILSPMDLILKMRDHLTEKGAVVTSKAPWVPTYAFSKTKGNQLAMMAAGQGGAEAAATAEYNPALIGDVITEEEIWACTTCRNCEDQCPVMNEHVDKIIDLRRFLVLTEGKMDADAQRAMTNIERQGNPWGLNRKEREEWRHVREDVHIPTVKEVSKAGETFEYLFWVGSMGSYDNRSQKIALSFAKLLNEAGVSFAILGNKEKNSGDTPRRLGNEFLFQELASKNIAEFEKNEIKKIVTIDPHAYNIFKNEYPDFGFEGEVYHHTELLAVLVKEGKLTPKHAVNEKITFHDSCYLGRYNEVYSPPREILKAIPGVSLIEMERNRENGMCCGAGGGLMWTEETTGQRINVARTEQALAVNPSIISSGCPYCLTMLSDGTKAKEVEEKVHTYDVAELLEKSIYGDVQEQVS; encoded by the coding sequence ATGACAGGGTTGCTGTGGGTGAATTTTCTCTTTTTTATTATTGTAACCGCTTACGCTGCTTCTTTGTTTGTATATTTAATTCGCACACGCATTGAGTATATTCAATTAGGGAAAAAAGTTGAATTTGATCAGCGGTTAAAAGAAAGACTGCAAAAAATTTGGGTGAACGTGTTTGGACAAAAGAAGCTGTTAAAAGATAAAAAAAGTGGAATTATGCACGTCATGTTTTTTTATGGGTTTATTTTGGTTCAGTTCGGCGCGTTAGACTTCATTATAAAAGGTTTGCTTCCAGGTAAACATTTGCCGCTTGGACCTTTATATCCCGGTTTTACATTTTTTCAAGAAATTGTGACACTTTTGATTTTAGTAGCAGTTGTCTGGGCTTTTCACCGTCGCTACGTAGAAAAGCTTGTGCGTTTAAAAAGAGGGTTTAAATCTGGTTTAGTACTGATTTTTATTGGAGCACTTATGCTGTCAGTGCTTGTCGGAAACGGTATGTCAATCATCTGGCATAATCATGAACCGTCATGGACAGAACCGATTGCGTCATCGATTGCGATCTTGTTTAAGGGAATCAATGATATTGCCGCTATCTCCATTTTTTATGTTTCATGGTGGATTCACTTAGCCGTGTTATTGACGTTTTTAGTATATGTTCCTCAATCAAAACATGCTCATTTACTGGCTGGACCGGCTAATGTATTTTTTAACCGTGTTTCTAAGCCAGGTAAGCTTGAAAAGATTGATTTTGAAGACGAGACCCAGGAGACGTTTGGGGTTGGAAAGATTGAAGAATTCACGCAGCATCAGCTTATTGATTTATATGCCTGTGTGGAATGCGGTCGATGTACGAATATGTGTCCGGCAACGGGTACAGGGAAAATTTTATCTCCAATGGATTTAATTTTAAAGATGCGCGATCACTTAACAGAAAAAGGAGCGGTTGTGACATCCAAGGCACCTTGGGTTCCTACGTATGCATTCTCCAAAACAAAAGGAAATCAGCTGGCGATGATGGCGGCCGGCCAAGGCGGAGCAGAGGCTGCAGCAACAGCGGAATATAATCCCGCTTTAATCGGAGATGTCATTACGGAAGAAGAAATTTGGGCATGTACAACGTGCCGAAACTGTGAAGATCAATGTCCCGTAATGAACGAGCATGTAGATAAAATCATAGATTTACGACGTTTTTTAGTATTAACTGAAGGAAAGATGGACGCGGATGCTCAGCGTGCCATGACGAATATTGAACGTCAAGGAAACCCTTGGGGATTAAACCGAAAAGAGCGTGAAGAATGGCGACATGTAAGAGAGGATGTTCACATTCCGACTGTTAAAGAAGTAAGTAAAGCTGGTGAAACGTTTGAGTATTTGTTCTGGGTAGGTTCGATGGGATCTTATGATAACCGCAGCCAAAAAATCGCTCTATCGTTTGCTAAGCTTCTCAATGAAGCTGGTGTTTCATTTGCGATTTTAGGAAATAAAGAAAAAAATTCTGGTGATACGCCCCGCAGGTTGGGCAATGAATTTTTATTCCAAGAGTTAGCTTCTAAAAATATCGCTGAATTTGAAAAAAATGAAATCAAAAAAATTGTTACGATTGATCCACATGCTTATAATATCTTCAAAAATGAATATCCAGATTTCGGTTTTGAAGGAGAAGTGTATCATCACACAGAATTATTAGCTGTGTTGGTGAAAGAAGGTAAGCTGACACCAAAACATGCGGTTAATGAAAAAATTACCTTCCATGATTCCTGTTATTTAGGAAGATATAACGAAGTATACAGTCCACCGAGAGAAATTTTGAAAGCGATTCCAGGTGTTAGTTTGATTGAAATGGAACGCAACCGTGAAAATGGTATGTGCTGTGGAGCAGGAGGAGGGTTAATGTGGACGGAAGAAACGACCGGCCAGCGCATTAACGTAGCGCGCACGGAACAAGCCTTGGCCGTTAACCCAAGCATTATCAGTTCAGGTTGTCCGTACTGCTTAACGATGCTAAGTGACGGAACAAAAGCAAAAGAAGTAGAAGAAAAGGTTCATACGTATGACGTAGCAGAACTGCTTGAAAAGTCAATTTATGGTGACGTGCAAGAACAGGTTTCATAA
- a CDS encoding acyl-CoA dehydrogenase, producing the protein MFFKLSEEHEMIRKMVRDFAKNEVAPTAAQRDEEERFDRGIFTQMADLGLTGIPWPEQYGGIGSDYLAYCIAVEELSRVCASTGVTLSAHTSLAGWPIYTFGTEEQKQKYLKPMATGEKIGAYGLTEPSAGSDAGGMRTLAVKDGEDYILNGSKIFITNGGEADIYVVFARIDPNEKRTSAFIIEKDMPGFSVGKKEKKLGIRSSPTTEIIFEDCRVPKENLLGNEGEGFKVAMMTLDGGRNGIAAQAVGIAQGALDAAVAYAKERQQFGKPIISQQGIAFKLADMATSIEAARLLTYQAAWLESQGLPYGKESAMSKLYAGDTAMKVTTEAVQVFGGYGYTKDYPVERFMRDAKITQIYEGTQEIQRLVISRYLAK; encoded by the coding sequence ATGTTTTTTAAACTTTCAGAAGAACACGAAATGATTCGAAAAATGGTGCGGGACTTTGCCAAAAACGAAGTGGCTCCGACAGCTGCACAACGAGATGAAGAAGAACGTTTTGACAGAGGAATCTTTACGCAAATGGCTGATCTAGGATTAACAGGTATTCCATGGCCGGAGCAATACGGAGGAATTGGCAGTGACTATCTAGCATATTGCATTGCCGTTGAGGAACTGTCTAGAGTATGTGCATCGACAGGCGTTACGTTGTCGGCTCATACTTCTCTAGCCGGCTGGCCAATCTATACATTCGGAACAGAAGAACAAAAACAAAAATACCTGAAACCTATGGCAACGGGTGAGAAAATAGGTGCTTATGGATTAACCGAACCGAGTGCTGGATCAGACGCAGGAGGAATGAGAACGCTCGCTGTAAAGGACGGAGAAGATTATATTTTAAATGGTTCTAAAATCTTTATTACAAACGGCGGCGAAGCGGATATTTACGTCGTATTTGCTCGCATCGACCCCAATGAAAAACGCACGAGCGCTTTTATTATTGAAAAAGATATGCCGGGATTTTCAGTTGGTAAAAAAGAAAAGAAACTGGGTATTCGCTCTTCACCTACCACAGAAATTATTTTCGAGGACTGCCGTGTTCCAAAAGAAAATTTGCTGGGAAATGAAGGAGAAGGATTTAAAGTTGCGATGATGACACTAGATGGCGGCCGAAATGGCATTGCAGCGCAGGCTGTAGGAATTGCTCAAGGGGCATTAGATGCGGCCGTAGCTTATGCCAAGGAACGTCAGCAATTTGGTAAGCCAATTATTTCTCAGCAAGGAATTGCTTTTAAGCTAGCTGACATGGCCACGAGTATAGAAGCTGCCAGACTGTTAACCTATCAAGCTGCTTGGCTGGAGTCTCAAGGGCTGCCATATGGCAAAGAATCAGCCATGTCAAAATTATATGCCGGGGATACAGCAATGAAAGTAACGACAGAAGCTGTTCAAGTATTTGGAGGATACGGTTATACAAAAGATTATCCAGTAGAACGTTTTATGAGAGATGCAAAAATCACGCAAATTTATGAAGGCACACAAGAAATTCAGCGTCTTGTCATTTCTAGGTATCTTGCTAAATAA
- the uvsE gene encoding UV DNA damage repair endonuclease UvsE, which produces MKIRFGYVSHALSLWDCSPAKTLTFTRWKKMKKDERLDKLHYVTKQNLNHTKRALHFNIAHEIMLYRLSSSLVPLATHPEVDWNYIDAFQDDWSEIGELIRNHQLRVSFHPNQFTLFTSDKKHITENAVKDMDYHYRMLEAMGVADQALINIHVGGAYGNKEKAIGRFHENIQTLPPVIKKRMTLENDDKTYTTEETLAVCEKEKVPLLFDYHHHKANEGEEPLALLLPRIFDTWKHIGLKPKIHISSPKSEKEFRSHSDYVSTDFIAPFLQIAKDIGKDFDVMIEAKLKDKALLKLVEDLASMRGVKRTGGATLVF; this is translated from the coding sequence ATGAAAATTAGATTTGGCTATGTATCACATGCCCTGTCGCTTTGGGACTGCTCACCTGCGAAGACTCTCACGTTTACTAGATGGAAAAAAATGAAAAAAGATGAGAGGCTGGATAAGCTTCATTACGTCACAAAACAAAATTTGAATCATACTAAGCGCGCTTTACATTTTAATATTGCCCATGAAATTATGCTGTATCGATTATCATCTTCTCTTGTTCCTTTAGCTACTCATCCTGAAGTAGATTGGAATTACATTGATGCGTTCCAAGACGATTGGTCAGAGATAGGAGAATTGATTCGGAATCATCAGCTGCGCGTGAGTTTTCACCCCAATCAGTTCACATTATTTACAAGCGACAAAAAACATATTACAGAAAATGCGGTAAAAGATATGGATTATCACTATAGAATGCTTGAAGCGATGGGAGTAGCCGATCAAGCTCTTATTAATATTCATGTAGGAGGAGCCTATGGCAATAAAGAAAAGGCGATCGGTCGATTTCATGAAAACATTCAAACGCTGCCACCTGTCATTAAAAAGCGCATGACTCTTGAAAATGATGATAAAACATACACAACTGAAGAAACGTTAGCTGTATGCGAAAAAGAGAAAGTCCCTCTCCTCTTTGATTATCACCACCACAAAGCAAATGAAGGAGAAGAACCTCTTGCATTATTGCTCCCTCGTATCTTTGACACGTGGAAACATATCGGGTTAAAACCAAAAATACATATCTCTTCTCCTAAATCTGAAAAAGAATTCAGAAGTCACTCTGATTATGTCTCAACTGATTTTATCGCACCTTTTTTGCAAATAGCTAAAGATATTGGAAAAGATTTTGACGTAATGATTGAAGCAAAGTTAAAAGATAAAGCGCTGCTAAAATTAGTGGAAGATTTAGCATCAATGAGAGGAGTAAAGCGTACGGGAGGTGCCACGCTTGTTTTTTAA
- the cls gene encoding cardiolipin synthase has translation MMSGMVVILLFIIFIAWLAIDLGVGKKVFSQAENTFPKRRASLFLFADGNVLYKDLFHEIENASSFIHLSFYIVQNDEISQDFLDLLVQKAQQNIEVRLLVDRVGSYKIKKNKIAFLKKQGVHFAYSRTLRWPYLFYTLNARNHRKMAVIDGKVGYIGGFNIGREYLGLDAKLGVWKDYHLRMEGKGIQDLQIQLLSDWYAATGIDLRKVERYFPPTSEGDYVIQLQSTEGFSLEESFLSIINQANRELYIGTPYFIPSEPLMNALLQARARGVQVHILIPMRADQPLVHHAAFAYLPTLLQAGCMIYQYYYGFYHAKVLIADNVICDVGTANFDKRSLFLNAEINCLIYDATYIEEVKNSFKACMGECPVLSLEDVKNRKWSEKLKQGFATFISPLL, from the coding sequence ATGATGAGCGGCATGGTTGTAATTTTACTTTTTATTATTTTTATTGCTTGGCTTGCAATTGACCTTGGCGTTGGAAAGAAAGTATTTTCTCAGGCTGAAAATACATTTCCAAAGCGCCGTGCTTCTCTTTTTTTGTTCGCAGACGGGAATGTCTTGTATAAAGATCTATTTCACGAAATAGAAAATGCCTCTTCGTTTATCCATTTATCGTTTTACATCGTACAAAATGATGAAATTAGTCAAGATTTTTTAGATTTACTAGTCCAAAAAGCACAGCAAAATATTGAAGTCCGGTTATTGGTAGACCGTGTGGGAAGCTATAAAATCAAGAAAAACAAAATTGCATTCTTAAAGAAACAAGGTGTTCATTTTGCTTACAGTCGAACGCTACGATGGCCTTATTTGTTTTATACACTCAACGCACGCAATCACCGTAAAATGGCCGTTATTGATGGGAAAGTTGGCTACATTGGCGGTTTTAATATCGGAAGAGAATATTTAGGACTCGACGCCAAGCTTGGAGTGTGGAAAGATTACCACCTGCGTATGGAAGGTAAAGGTATCCAAGATCTTCAAATACAGCTGTTGAGCGACTGGTATGCTGCTACCGGCATAGACCTGCGTAAAGTGGAAAGATACTTTCCACCAACCTCTGAAGGAGACTATGTTATTCAGCTACAGTCAACTGAAGGTTTTTCACTTGAAGAAAGCTTTTTATCGATTATCAACCAAGCCAATAGGGAATTGTACATAGGTACTCCTTATTTTATTCCAAGTGAACCTTTGATGAATGCTTTATTGCAAGCTCGAGCACGGGGAGTACAAGTTCATATATTGATTCCAATGCGTGCAGATCAACCGCTTGTTCATCATGCTGCATTTGCCTATCTTCCTACATTACTTCAAGCAGGCTGCATGATTTATCAATATTATTACGGTTTTTACCACGCAAAAGTATTAATTGCAGACAATGTTATCTGCGATGTAGGAACGGCTAATTTTGATAAAAGAAGCTTGTTCTTAAACGCTGAAATTAACTGTTTAATCTACGATGCCACATACATTGAAGAGGTAAAGAACAGCTTTAAAGCTTGTATGGGGGAATGCCCAGTTTTGTCTTTAGAAGACGTCAAAAACCGAAAATGGAGTGAAAAACTAAAGCAAGGATTTGCAACCTTTATTTCTCCGTTACTTTAA
- a CDS encoding acyl-CoA dehydrogenase: MIFFTSEQHMIKKMVADFSEKEVAAAVPNMEKGEFPRGLLKQMADLGLMGIPVPQVYGGGGLDFVSYMIAIHEISKVSPALGVILSVHTSVGTNPIVVFGTEDQKQKYVKKLATGKYLGAFCLTEPSAGSDAASLKTKAERKGDHYLLNGSKLFITNGGEADTYIVFAKTNPERGSRGMSAFIVEKTMEGFSVGKDEHKMGLHGSRTVQLHFENMQVPVENRLGEEGEGFRIAMANLNAGRIGIAAQAVGIAEGALTAAKNYANERYQFGKPILSQQGIAFKLADMETAVESAKLLMYRAAFLYDQKLPCKKEASMAKLFASQTAMNVAIDAIQVLGGYGYMKDYPVERYFRDAKVCEIYEGTSEIQRIVISSQL; this comes from the coding sequence ATGATCTTTTTTACATCTGAACAACACATGATTAAAAAGATGGTAGCTGATTTTAGTGAAAAAGAAGTCGCTGCGGCTGTGCCAAACATGGAAAAGGGTGAATTTCCTCGAGGTTTATTAAAGCAGATGGCTGATCTGGGTCTGATGGGCATTCCCGTTCCTCAAGTATACGGAGGGGGCGGACTGGACTTTGTGTCGTACATGATTGCCATCCACGAAATATCAAAAGTAAGTCCAGCCCTCGGCGTCATTTTGTCTGTTCATACTTCTGTAGGTACGAATCCTATTGTCGTATTTGGGACGGAAGATCAAAAACAAAAATATGTAAAAAAACTGGCGACAGGTAAATATTTAGGTGCTTTTTGTTTAACAGAACCTAGTGCAGGGTCTGATGCTGCAAGCTTAAAAACAAAGGCAGAACGAAAAGGAGACCACTATCTTTTAAATGGCTCAAAGCTTTTCATTACAAACGGTGGAGAAGCGGATACGTATATTGTATTTGCTAAAACGAACCCCGAACGCGGGTCGAGAGGGATGAGCGCTTTTATCGTTGAAAAGACGATGGAGGGATTTTCAGTAGGAAAAGATGAACATAAGATGGGTCTTCACGGTTCTCGAACGGTTCAACTGCACTTTGAAAATATGCAGGTGCCTGTAGAAAATCGTCTCGGAGAAGAAGGAGAAGGCTTTCGAATTGCGATGGCTAATTTAAATGCCGGAAGAATTGGTATTGCTGCTCAGGCGGTAGGAATTGCTGAAGGTGCGTTAACGGCAGCTAAAAACTATGCAAATGAACGATATCAATTCGGAAAACCGATTTTATCTCAGCAGGGTATTGCCTTTAAACTGGCTGATATGGAAACGGCTGTTGAATCAGCGAAGCTTTTAATGTATAGAGCGGCTTTTTTATATGATCAAAAACTTCCTTGTAAAAAAGAAGCCTCAATGGCGAAATTGTTTGCTTCCCAAACAGCGATGAATGTAGCAATCGATGCGATTCAAGTTTTGGGAGGCTATGGTTATATGAAAGATTATCCAGTAGAGAGGTATTTTCGCGATGCCAAAGTATGCGAAATCTACGAAGGTACAAGCGAAATTCAGCGCATCGTCATTAGCAGTCAATTATAG